Proteins encoded within one genomic window of Empedobacter falsenii:
- a CDS encoding ANTAR domain-containing protein, whose amino-acid sequence METDTHPQKMTLGFINDKSPILDRICNDLNALGIEALFRLENIQDGLNYLLTLKILPKACIIDLDFYDKNVLAQLQLLRTQYPTIQLIAHSDIDDKKVGKNLLDIGVSSYLLAGSDADDFKLAIDILVNG is encoded by the coding sequence ATGGAAACAGACACACATCCACAAAAAATGACCCTTGGTTTTATCAATGATAAAAGTCCAATTCTAGATCGTATTTGTAATGACTTAAATGCTTTAGGAATTGAAGCTTTATTCCGATTGGAAAATATTCAAGATGGATTAAATTACTTACTCACACTAAAAATACTTCCTAAAGCTTGTATTATTGATCTTGACTTTTATGACAAGAATGTACTAGCACAGCTTCAATTATTAAGGACACAATATCCAACCATTCAACTTATTGCACATAGTGATATTGATGATAAGAAAGTCGGTAAAAACTTGTTAGATATTGGTGTTTCGAGCTATTTATTAGCTGGTAGTGATGCTGATGATTTTAAATTAGCCATTGACATCCTTGTCAATGGCTAA